The nucleotide window TCCCACATCAGCCTTGGGAGACGGCACCTCCCTTTCTGCTACCATCCTCCTTGCTTCCATGCAAATCACCTCAAGTTCACTAGGCTCCTCCTCGCCACTACGAAATTCCCTAGTCATCATCTCACCTATTTCAGCAAGACAGAGACCATAAGCAGCAGACTCCTTCAGAAAAATGGTGCAGAGAACCAAAACCCTGAGACAAGCCTCTCGTATCATGGGAAGCTCCCTTCGCAGCATCTCACATTCCTCATCCGGATCAAGCTTTTTTATGTAATCAAGCTCATCATCTGAGAATGGAATAGAAGCCTGAGGCCAATGTATCCACTCAAAGTACGGGTCCTCCAAACATTCTGGCAAGCAAAGGCCATGGTCAATCGGAATGAGGTCCACTTGACCAAACCTCCCAACACCATCAAGTTTCCTAACTAAGAGGTTCCCCGCATGCCTGTCTGTGTTTAAAATCCTAATGTCTAAAATCCCTATGCGATGCACAGCTGCTACTGGAAAGCTGGATGTCCCATGATCACTGGCATCAAAATCATGTTGTATGTATTGTTGGCAAGATGCAATCTTGCTAACCAGACTCTTCTTTTGCAGCTTGTTCCCATTCACCCCATCATTTATGTTGAAGATTGAGTGAGTGATCTTCACCAAGGCAGTGGGAGGCACATTTGCAGAGTGATCTTTGTCGAGCAGATAAGCTGCAACTTCTCTGAAACCAGTTTCCCCAACCCGCACTGAACGCTTCAAACCTGGTTGGCCCAGAGCTTTACCAACAAAACCTTTTGGGTTATTCGGGGCAAAAGGTTCTTCATCAGTTGGCTTCACTATTGCAACACTTTCGCCTCTACTATTCCTAAAATAGTATGCACCTCCAAGCCCACTATGCACAGGAATTGGATCAACCCCCATCTTGATGGCCTTCTTAATGTCCTTGACCACCTGCTTTGTTCGAGCAAACTGATCTGAGTTCCCTAATATCACTATAGGACCACTCCAATCTCTCTGCTGCATATCCCTCCCAGTAGGTGATAAACATGGAGTTGATGAGCTTCTGTGCATAAGGTTACGTGTAAGAAGAAGAGGGGAATCATTTCGAACTGCACTGAGATCGTTCTTCAACACCATATCTCCAAATGTCAACGAGctctcttcagttggaacattGAGAGCAAGCTGCAATCTCCTCTTCACAGTATGGGCATTGTCACCGCGATCTAATTCCATCCCGAGGACACATCCGGTTTCAGTTTGCACATAAACT belongs to Rosa chinensis cultivar Old Blush chromosome 4, RchiOBHm-V2, whole genome shotgun sequence and includes:
- the LOC112196937 gene encoding phosphatidylinositol 4-kinase gamma 7, with the protein product MSRKLDSPVQTQMAVALFNSPLTGEYGSKRVEGKQPAGRRRVYVQTETGCVLGMELDRGDNAHTVKRRLQLALNVPTEESSLTFGDMVLKNDLSAVRNDSPLLLTRNLMHRSSSTPCLSPTGRDMQQRDWSGPIVILGNSDQFARTKQVVKDIKKAIKMGVDPIPVHSGLGGAYYFRNSRGESVAIVKPTDEEPFAPNNPKGFVGKALGQPGLKRSVRVGETGFREVAAYLLDKDHSANVPPTALVKITHSIFNINDGVNGNKLQKKSLVSKIASCQQYIQHDFDASDHGTSSFPVAAVHRIGILDIRILNTDRHAGNLLVRKLDGVGRFGQVDLIPIDHGLCLPECLEDPYFEWIHWPQASIPFSDDELDYIKKLDPDEECEMLRRELPMIREACLRVLVLCTIFLKESAAYGLCLAEIGEMMTREFRSGEEEPSELEVICMEARRMVAEREVPSPKADVGAEEFLFDIDCEDAESDFKSAAEDYVTRTAFPFGNGSGHGRSPLSKLEESIEEEEESEGEEQEVLASLPPSEHIPSVAKLSMSLKTTSLGEKNLLKYVGAKTENGYMANTSSGHRSANEQLPASLSFVKLADMNEDDWTSFLEKFQDLLDPAFANRKSVTLGQRQRQRLGTSCQF